One region of Paraburkholderia phymatum STM815 genomic DNA includes:
- a CDS encoding tautomerase family protein has translation MPHVIVKAWPGKTEEQKRRLAEAITRNVMDILGYGEESVSVAFEEIPSDRWKDEVYRPDIEERPGTLYKKPGYRM, from the coding sequence ATGCCGCACGTCATCGTTAAAGCCTGGCCCGGGAAGACGGAGGAACAGAAGCGACGTCTTGCCGAGGCAATCACCCGCAATGTGATGGACATCCTGGGCTATGGAGAAGAGTCTGTCTCAGTCGCGTTTGAAGAAATTCCTTCTGACCGATGGAAGGACGAAGTCTATCGTCCGGACATCGAGGAACGGCCGGGAACGCTGTACAAGAAACCCGGATACAGGATGTAG
- a CDS encoding MFS transporter — MYKSPSAQAPAQSVVATLMPVMTAVLAGFIIIGMALPVLPLHVNNDLGFGPFVVGLVAGAQFAASLFSRVWAGSYSDRRGAKRGVLVGLVAAVAAGLLYLLSLTFVTVPAASVTILLVGRAVLGGAESFIITGGVAWGLGLVDRQHAGKVIAWVGTAMFAAMALGGPIGSILYTSFGFSAIALITALLPLIVLAYLTRMPAVAPHAHGEHASFNTIMKVVWLPGLGAALASIGYCAILAFSSLFFTEMHWQPVWIPFTAFGAALIAARTFAGHLPDRFGGARVAAIFVIVQAAGLLLMWLAEASLLATAGAALAGFGYSLVYPGLGVEAVSRITPKNRGMAMGIYTAFLDVAMAIGSPALGWVGGHVDLGSVFLTSAIIVASTAGVAVRPLRRHHAAV; from the coding sequence ATGTACAAGTCACCTTCGGCGCAAGCGCCCGCGCAGTCCGTTGTTGCGACGCTGATGCCGGTGATGACCGCAGTGCTCGCTGGCTTCATCATCATTGGCATGGCTCTTCCCGTCCTGCCCCTACACGTCAACAATGATCTGGGGTTTGGCCCGTTCGTTGTTGGTCTGGTGGCGGGGGCGCAGTTTGCGGCGTCGCTCTTCTCGCGCGTCTGGGCGGGATCCTATTCCGACCGGCGTGGAGCGAAACGCGGTGTGCTGGTCGGTCTCGTCGCTGCTGTGGCGGCAGGCCTGTTGTATTTGCTTTCGCTAACTTTCGTGACCGTGCCGGCGGCGTCTGTCACCATCCTGCTTGTCGGTCGGGCCGTCCTGGGCGGCGCGGAGAGCTTCATCATCACGGGTGGCGTTGCATGGGGGCTCGGACTCGTCGACAGGCAACATGCGGGGAAAGTGATTGCCTGGGTCGGAACAGCGATGTTTGCCGCGATGGCGCTAGGCGGTCCTATCGGATCCATTCTTTACACATCGTTCGGATTTTCCGCGATCGCCCTGATAACCGCCCTGCTGCCACTGATCGTGCTGGCTTATTTGACCCGAATGCCCGCGGTCGCGCCGCACGCCCACGGCGAGCATGCGTCCTTCAATACGATCATGAAGGTGGTTTGGCTGCCTGGCTTGGGTGCAGCGCTCGCGAGTATCGGCTACTGTGCAATCCTGGCGTTCAGTTCGCTTTTCTTTACCGAAATGCATTGGCAGCCGGTATGGATCCCGTTCACCGCCTTCGGCGCCGCATTGATCGCAGCACGCACATTTGCCGGGCATCTTCCCGACCGATTTGGCGGAGCGAGAGTTGCTGCGATCTTCGTCATCGTTCAGGCAGCGGGTCTGCTGCTCATGTGGTTGGCTGAGGCCTCGTTGCTCGCGACTGCGGGGGCCGCACTTGCGGGCTTTGGCTATTCACTGGTCTATCCCGGGCTGGGCGTCGAAGCTGTCAGCAGGATAACGCCCAAGAACCGGGGCATGGCGATGGGCATCTACACGGCCTTTCTCGATGTCGCAATGGCTATCGGCAGTCCGGCCCTGGGATGGGTTGGCGGACATGTTGACTTGGGATCTGTCTTCCTGACCAGCGCCATTATTGTTGCCTCCACCGCTGGCGTGGCTGTACGACCGCTCCGACGCCACCACGCAGCAGTGTGA